The following are from one region of the Sandaracinus amylolyticus genome:
- the sucD gene encoding succinate--CoA ligase subunit alpha yields MAILVGENTRVVVQGITGSAGGFHADMCMAYGTKIVGGVTPGKGGTTFEGKTSGKKAPVFDTMVDAVEKTGANCSLIFVPPPFAADSILEAIDAGVELVVCITEGIPVTDMLKVRRVLDSQKKTRLIGPNCPGIITPGACKIGIMPGHIHRPGHIGVVSKSGTLTYEAVHQLTSLGLGQSTAVGIGGDPVNGTDFVDVLEMFNADPDTHGVILIGEIGGSAEERAAEYIKKHFKKPVAGFIAGVTAPPGKRMGHAGAVISGGKGTAAEKQKALMEAGVKIAPTPSDMGATLKSLL; encoded by the coding sequence ATGGCGATTCTCGTCGGAGAGAACACGCGCGTCGTCGTGCAGGGCATCACGGGCTCGGCGGGTGGATTCCACGCCGACATGTGCATGGCCTACGGGACGAAGATCGTCGGCGGCGTGACGCCCGGCAAGGGCGGCACGACGTTCGAGGGCAAGACCAGCGGCAAGAAGGCGCCCGTCTTCGACACGATGGTCGACGCGGTCGAGAAGACGGGCGCGAACTGCTCGCTGATCTTCGTGCCTCCGCCGTTCGCGGCGGACTCGATCCTCGAGGCGATCGACGCGGGCGTCGAGCTCGTCGTCTGCATCACCGAGGGCATCCCGGTCACCGACATGCTGAAGGTGCGCCGCGTCCTCGACTCGCAGAAGAAGACGCGCCTCATCGGTCCGAACTGCCCCGGCATCATCACGCCGGGTGCGTGCAAGATCGGCATCATGCCGGGCCACATCCACCGCCCCGGGCACATCGGCGTCGTCTCGAAGTCGGGCACGCTGACGTACGAGGCGGTCCACCAGCTCACGTCGCTCGGGCTCGGTCAGAGCACGGCAGTGGGCATCGGTGGCGACCCGGTGAACGGCACCGACTTCGTCGACGTGCTCGAGATGTTCAACGCGGATCCCGACACGCACGGCGTGATCCTGATCGGCGAGATCGGCGGCAGCGCGGAAGAGCGCGCGGCCGAGTACATCAAGAAGCACTTCAAGAAGCCGGTCGCCGGGTTCATCGCGGGCGTGACCGCGCCTCCGGGCAAGCGCATGGGCCACGCGGGCGCCGTGATCAGCGGCGGCAAGGGCACGGCGGCGGAGAAGCAGAAGGCGCTGATGGAAGCCGGCGTGAAGATCGCGCCGACTCCGAGCGACATGGGCGCGACGCTGAAGTCGCTGCTCTGA
- the mdh gene encoding malate dehydrogenase has product MAKRNKIAIIGAGNIGGELAMLVARRELGDAVLLDIPEKEGVAKGKALDIMQTGALDGFDSKVSGTADYKDIAGSDVVIVTAGVPRKPGMSRDDLLSINLKIIRSVAAGIKEHAPHAFVVVISNPLDAMVYEMKKVTGFPKERVVGMAGVLDSARFQCFIAEAAGASVKEVRTLVLGGHGDTMVPVLSACTINGIPVTQLVAKDKLDAIIDRTRNGGGEIVKLMGTSAYTAPAAGAIAMAESYLKDQKRLLACATYLDGEYGYKDLYMGVPVIVGGKGVEKVVQIALTAEEKAMLDKSAEAVRGLINDSAKL; this is encoded by the coding sequence ATGGCCAAGCGGAACAAGATTGCGATCATCGGTGCGGGCAACATCGGTGGCGAGCTCGCGATGCTCGTCGCGCGCCGCGAGCTCGGTGACGCCGTCCTCCTCGACATCCCGGAGAAGGAGGGCGTCGCGAAGGGCAAGGCGCTCGACATCATGCAGACGGGCGCGCTCGACGGCTTCGACTCGAAGGTCTCGGGCACCGCGGACTACAAGGACATCGCGGGCTCGGACGTCGTGATCGTCACCGCGGGCGTTCCGCGCAAGCCCGGCATGAGCCGCGACGATCTCCTCTCGATCAACCTCAAGATCATCCGCAGCGTCGCGGCGGGCATCAAGGAGCACGCGCCGCACGCGTTCGTCGTCGTCATCTCGAACCCGCTCGACGCGATGGTCTACGAGATGAAGAAGGTCACGGGCTTCCCGAAGGAGCGCGTGGTCGGCATGGCGGGCGTGCTCGACTCGGCGCGCTTCCAGTGCTTCATCGCCGAGGCGGCGGGCGCGAGCGTGAAGGAAGTGCGCACGCTCGTCCTCGGCGGCCACGGCGACACGATGGTGCCGGTGCTCAGCGCCTGCACGATCAACGGCATCCCGGTCACCCAGCTGGTCGCGAAGGACAAGCTCGACGCGATCATCGACCGCACGCGCAACGGCGGCGGCGAGATCGTGAAGCTCATGGGCACGAGCGCGTACACCGCGCCTGCCGCGGGCGCGATCGCGATGGCCGAGAGCTACCTCAAGGACCAGAAGCGCCTCCTCGCCTGCGCGACCTATCTCGACGGCGAGTACGGCTACAAGGACCTCTACATGGGCGTGCCGGTGATCGTCGGCGGCAAGGGCGTGGAGAAGGTCGTGCAGATCGCGCTCACCGCCGAGGAGAAGGCGATGCTCGACAAGAGCGCCGAGGCGGTCCGCGGGCTCATCAACGACTCGGCGAAGCTCTGA
- the sucC gene encoding ADP-forming succinate--CoA ligase subunit beta: MNIHEYQGKQIFQRYGVPTPKGIPAFTVPEAAAAAKQLISDTGNEVVVVKAQIHAGGRGKAGGVKVVKGAAAAEEAAKALLGATLVTPQTGPKGKVVQRLYVEQGLAIEREIYMAMLVDREVRRVLFMASTEGGVEIEKVAEETPEKILKVWIDPATGLMPYQARKIGFALGLSGKTLNQFSAMAGKLYEMFVAEDCSMVEVNPFCVLKDGSAVALDAKVNFDENASFRHKEWEDLRDASEENAVETAAKQAGLSYVALDGNIGCLVNGAGLAMSTMDIIKHFGGEPANFLDVGGGATKEQVTEAFTIITKDPSVRGIFVNIFGGIMKCDVIAAGVIAATKAVGLKVPLVVRLEGTNVELGRKMLEESGLAITPANDMKDGAQKIVALAGKG; this comes from the coding sequence ATGAACATCCACGAGTATCAGGGAAAGCAGATCTTCCAGCGCTACGGCGTCCCCACGCCGAAGGGCATTCCCGCGTTCACCGTGCCCGAGGCGGCGGCGGCGGCGAAGCAGCTCATCAGCGACACCGGCAACGAGGTCGTCGTCGTCAAGGCGCAGATCCACGCAGGTGGTCGCGGCAAGGCGGGCGGCGTGAAGGTCGTGAAGGGCGCGGCGGCGGCGGAAGAGGCGGCGAAGGCGCTCCTCGGCGCGACGCTCGTGACGCCGCAGACCGGCCCGAAGGGCAAGGTCGTGCAGCGCCTCTACGTCGAGCAGGGCCTCGCGATCGAGCGCGAGATCTACATGGCGATGCTCGTCGATCGCGAGGTGCGCCGCGTGCTCTTCATGGCGAGCACGGAAGGCGGCGTCGAGATCGAGAAGGTCGCCGAGGAGACGCCCGAGAAGATCCTCAAGGTGTGGATCGATCCGGCGACCGGCCTGATGCCCTATCAGGCGCGCAAGATCGGGTTCGCGCTCGGTCTGAGCGGCAAGACGCTCAATCAGTTCTCGGCGATGGCGGGCAAGCTCTACGAGATGTTCGTCGCCGAGGATTGCTCGATGGTCGAGGTCAATCCGTTCTGCGTGCTGAAGGACGGAAGCGCGGTCGCGCTCGATGCGAAGGTCAACTTCGACGAGAACGCGAGCTTCCGGCACAAGGAGTGGGAAGACCTCCGCGACGCGAGCGAGGAGAACGCGGTCGAGACCGCGGCCAAGCAGGCCGGTCTCAGCTACGTCGCGCTCGACGGCAACATCGGATGTCTCGTCAACGGCGCGGGCCTCGCGATGTCGACGATGGACATCATCAAGCACTTCGGCGGCGAGCCCGCGAACTTCCTCGACGTCGGCGGCGGCGCGACGAAGGAGCAGGTCACCGAGGCGTTCACGATCATCACCAAGGACCCGAGCGTCCGCGGGATCTTCGTGAACATCTTCGGCGGGATCATGAAGTGCGACGTCATCGCCGCGGGCGTCATCGCGGCGACCAAGGCGGTCGGTCTCAAGGTGCCGCTCGTCGTGCGCCTCGAGGGCACGAACGTGGAGCTCGGTCGCAAGATGCTCGAGGAGTCGGGCCTCGCGATCACGCCTGCGAACGACATGAAGGACGGCGCGCAGAAGATCGTCGCGCTCGCAGGGAAGGGCTGA
- the icd gene encoding NADP-dependent isocitrate dehydrogenase, translated as MTAPTHGTAITMSKDGTLNVPNDPILPFIEGDGTGRDIWKASVRVFDAAVEKAYGGKRKVVWHEVYAGEKAFTKFNNWLPDQTIEDFKKYLVGIKGPLTTPIGGGIRSLNVALRQLLDLYVCLRPVRWFEGVPSPVKRPQDVDMVIFRENTEDIYAGIEFEAGTAESQKFLALLKEQFPKAYSKIRFPESSGIGIKPVSKEGTERLVRAAIKYAVDCKRKSVNLVHKGNIMKFTEGAFRNWGYALAEKEFGDQVYTWDQWERTKEAKGEDAANAEQKAAIAAGKIIIKDSIADITLQQVLTRPTEFDVIATLNLNGDYLSDALAAQVGGIGIAPGGNANYVTGHAIFEATHGTAPKYADKDMVNPSSVILSGEMMFRHMGWSEVSDLIIKGVEGAIAAKTVTYDFARLMEGAKQIKCSEFGDAIIKHMG; from the coding sequence ATGACTGCGCCCACGCACGGCACTGCGATCACGATGTCGAAGGACGGCACCCTGAACGTGCCGAACGACCCGATTCTCCCGTTCATCGAAGGCGACGGAACCGGTCGCGACATCTGGAAGGCGAGCGTGCGCGTCTTCGATGCGGCCGTGGAGAAGGCCTACGGCGGCAAGCGCAAGGTCGTCTGGCACGAGGTCTACGCGGGCGAGAAGGCGTTCACCAAGTTCAACAACTGGCTGCCCGATCAGACCATCGAGGACTTCAAGAAGTACCTCGTCGGCATCAAGGGCCCGCTGACCACGCCGATCGGCGGCGGCATCCGCTCGCTCAACGTCGCGCTCCGCCAGCTCCTCGATCTCTACGTCTGTCTGCGCCCGGTGCGCTGGTTCGAGGGCGTGCCCTCGCCGGTGAAGCGCCCGCAGGACGTCGACATGGTGATCTTCCGCGAGAACACCGAGGACATCTACGCCGGCATCGAGTTCGAGGCGGGCACTGCGGAGAGCCAGAAGTTCCTCGCGCTCCTCAAGGAGCAGTTCCCGAAGGCCTACTCGAAGATCCGCTTCCCCGAGAGCAGCGGTATCGGCATCAAGCCGGTCTCGAAGGAAGGCACCGAGCGCCTCGTGCGCGCCGCGATCAAGTACGCGGTCGACTGCAAGCGCAAGAGCGTGAACCTCGTCCACAAGGGCAACATCATGAAGTTCACGGAGGGCGCCTTCCGGAACTGGGGTTACGCCCTCGCGGAGAAGGAATTCGGCGACCAGGTCTACACCTGGGATCAGTGGGAGCGCACCAAGGAAGCGAAGGGCGAGGACGCGGCGAACGCCGAGCAGAAGGCGGCGATCGCGGCGGGCAAGATCATCATCAAGGACTCGATCGCCGACATCACGCTGCAGCAGGTGCTGACGCGTCCGACCGAGTTCGACGTGATCGCCACGCTCAATCTGAACGGCGACTACTTGAGTGACGCGCTCGCGGCGCAGGTCGGCGGCATCGGCATCGCGCCCGGCGGCAACGCGAACTACGTCACCGGCCACGCGATCTTCGAGGCGACGCACGGCACCGCGCCGAAGTACGCCGACAAGGACATGGTCAATCCGTCGAGCGTGATCCTCAGCGGCGAGATGATGTTCCGCCACATGGGCTGGAGCGAGGTCTCCGACCTGATCATCAAGGGTGTCGAGGGCGCCATCGCGGCGAAGACCGTCACCTACGACTTCGCCCGCCTCATGGAGGGCGCGAAGCAGATCAAGTGCTCCGAGTTCGGAGACGCGATCATCAAGCACATGGGCTGA
- a CDS encoding enoyl-CoA hydratase/isomerase family protein, which translates to MIEITLQGRGPNTMSLAMLESFERSLDQAHEEPLMITGAADAFSAGLDLDELRVADAAHVTKLLITMERVVRKLFLHPAPTIAKVNGHAVAGGCLVVQCCDWRVCADDPSVRIGMTGVAIGLTYPPFVPAVFAQRVPPPHVETVLLGADRYAPSDALRLGLIDELAPRERLHEVASARLDARAKLPRHAYGSTKRALRELAYAVAETQRERFENEVLPAWTGRLAGRAQ; encoded by the coding sequence ATGATCGAGATCACGCTGCAGGGCCGCGGTCCCAACACGATGTCGCTGGCGATGCTCGAGTCGTTCGAGCGCTCGTTGGATCAGGCGCACGAAGAGCCGCTGATGATCACCGGTGCGGCCGACGCGTTCTCGGCGGGGCTCGATCTCGACGAGCTGCGCGTCGCCGATGCAGCGCACGTGACGAAGCTGCTGATCACGATGGAGCGCGTCGTGCGGAAGCTGTTCCTCCACCCCGCGCCGACGATCGCGAAGGTCAACGGGCACGCGGTCGCGGGTGGGTGTCTGGTCGTGCAGTGCTGCGATTGGCGCGTGTGCGCCGACGATCCGAGCGTGCGCATCGGGATGACCGGCGTCGCGATCGGGCTCACCTACCCGCCCTTCGTGCCCGCGGTGTTCGCGCAGCGCGTGCCGCCGCCGCACGTCGAGACCGTGCTGCTCGGTGCGGATCGCTACGCGCCGAGCGATGCGCTGCGTCTCGGTCTGATCGACGAGCTCGCGCCGCGCGAACGGCTCCACGAGGTCGCGAGCGCGCGCCTCGATGCGCGCGCGAAGCTGCCCCGTCACGCGTACGGATCGACCAAGCGCGCGCTGCGCGAGCTCGCGTATGCGGTCGCGGAGACGCAGCGCGAGCGTTTCGAGAACGAAGTGCTGCCCGCGTGGACCGGGCGGCTCGCCGGGCGCGCTCAGTAG
- the ndk gene encoding nucleoside-diphosphate kinase — translation MATEKTFAIVKPDAVEKNHIGAILALIEKNGLKIRAARMMHMSRPIAEGFYHVHKARPFFGELVDFMTRGPCVVMVLEGENAIAKWRELMGATDPAKAAEGTVRKLFGANVGENATHGSDGPDTAKFEIGWFFPGYDV, via the coding sequence ATGGCCACCGAGAAGACGTTCGCGATCGTCAAGCCCGACGCGGTCGAGAAGAATCACATCGGCGCGATCCTCGCGCTCATCGAGAAGAACGGGCTCAAGATCCGCGCTGCGCGCATGATGCACATGAGCCGTCCGATCGCGGAGGGCTTCTATCACGTGCACAAGGCGCGTCCGTTCTTCGGCGAGCTCGTCGACTTCATGACGCGCGGACCGTGCGTCGTGATGGTGCTCGAGGGCGAGAACGCGATCGCGAAGTGGCGCGAGCTGATGGGCGCGACCGACCCGGCGAAGGCCGCGGAGGGCACGGTGCGCAAGCTCTTCGGCGCGAACGTCGGCGAGAACGCGACGCACGGCTCGGACGGCCCCGACACGGCGAAGTTCGAGATCGGCTGGTTCTTCCCCGGCTACGACGTGTGA
- a CDS encoding TerC family protein — MFESLEMPVLWAGFLVFIGAMVAIDLGVFHRTTREVTFREAVAWTLVWMACSAVFAGLLYFLPGFGARATGEYLTGYLLELALSVDNMFVFVVIFSTFAVPKAYEHRVLFWGIVGAVVLRGLFIGLGAAIIARFHWVLYIFGVILLWTGGRLLFAGGEDEEADIEQSGAVKLVRRVLGNRMTDTYRKDRFFVLENGRRLATPLLLVLCVIELSDVVFALDSIPAIFAVTTNPFIVFTSNMFAILGLRSIYFVLSVLLPMFRFLKTGVALVLLFIAVKILSMDLIHLIGWDHFPTSISLTVVATLLIGSIVLSKLIPAKPKKEHESKSDGEARASE; from the coding sequence ATGTTCGAGTCGCTGGAGATGCCCGTGCTCTGGGCGGGCTTCCTCGTGTTCATCGGAGCGATGGTCGCGATCGACCTCGGTGTGTTCCACCGGACCACGCGCGAGGTCACGTTCCGCGAGGCAGTCGCGTGGACGCTGGTCTGGATGGCCTGCTCCGCGGTCTTCGCGGGGCTGCTCTACTTCCTGCCGGGCTTCGGAGCGCGCGCGACGGGCGAATACCTGACGGGCTACCTGCTCGAGCTCGCCCTCTCGGTCGACAACATGTTCGTGTTCGTCGTCATCTTCAGCACCTTCGCGGTGCCGAAGGCGTACGAGCACCGCGTTCTCTTCTGGGGCATCGTCGGCGCGGTCGTGCTGCGCGGGCTCTTCATCGGGCTCGGCGCCGCGATCATCGCGCGCTTCCACTGGGTCCTCTACATCTTCGGCGTGATCCTGCTCTGGACGGGCGGGCGCCTCCTCTTCGCGGGCGGCGAGGACGAAGAGGCGGACATCGAGCAGAGCGGCGCCGTGAAGCTCGTGCGGCGCGTGCTCGGCAACCGCATGACCGACACGTATCGCAAGGACCGCTTCTTCGTGCTGGAGAACGGGAGGCGCCTCGCGACGCCGCTGCTGCTCGTGCTCTGCGTGATCGAGCTCTCCGACGTGGTGTTCGCGCTCGACTCGATCCCGGCGATCTTCGCGGTCACGACGAACCCGTTCATCGTGTTCACGTCGAACATGTTCGCGATCCTCGGGCTGCGCTCGATCTACTTCGTGCTCTCGGTGCTGCTCCCGATGTTCCGGTTCCTGAAGACCGGCGTCGCGCTCGTGCTGCTCTTCATCGCGGTGAAGATCCTGTCGATGGATCTGATCCATCTGATCGGCTGGGATCACTTCCCGACGTCGATCTCGCTGACCGTCGTCGCGACGCTGCTGATCGGGTCGATCGTGCTCTCGAAGCTCATCCCCGCGAAGCCGAAGAAAGAGCACGAGTCGAAGAGCGACGGCGAAGCGCGCGCGAGCGAGTGA
- a CDS encoding queuosine precursor transporter has product MLRFSTRHQLFLVLVALFVTCLLVADIVAGKYFQVGALEMSVGTVTFPIAFLLTDIVNEYYGRPGARMMTGIGMAMLVVAFSLIYMSRTLPVSAGSPVGQESFDAVFGISMRLFVASLVAYLISQIVDIHAFHFVKGVTESKHLWLRAIGSTALSQVVDTFVVTFGCLLGLRSTSDILVIFGTSYLYKIVVAVLLTPLVYVAHDLITRRMGIEPAPHDERELAAMPAE; this is encoded by the coding sequence GTGCTGCGCTTCTCGACCCGACACCAGCTCTTCCTCGTGCTGGTCGCGCTCTTCGTCACGTGCCTGCTCGTGGCGGACATCGTGGCCGGCAAGTACTTCCAGGTCGGCGCGCTGGAGATGTCGGTCGGGACCGTGACCTTCCCGATCGCGTTCCTGCTGACCGACATCGTCAACGAGTACTACGGGCGACCGGGCGCACGGATGATGACCGGCATCGGGATGGCGATGCTCGTGGTCGCGTTCTCGCTGATCTACATGTCGCGTACCCTGCCGGTCTCCGCCGGCAGCCCGGTCGGGCAGGAGTCGTTCGACGCGGTGTTCGGGATCAGCATGCGTCTCTTCGTCGCGTCGCTGGTCGCGTACCTGATCAGCCAGATCGTCGACATCCACGCATTCCACTTCGTGAAGGGCGTCACGGAGAGCAAGCACCTCTGGCTGCGCGCGATCGGATCGACCGCGCTCTCGCAGGTCGTCGACACGTTCGTCGTCACGTTCGGGTGCCTGCTCGGGCTGCGCTCGACCAGCGACATCCTCGTGATCTTCGGGACGAGCTATCTCTACAAGATCGTCGTCGCGGTGCTGCTCACGCCGCTCGTCTACGTCGCGCACGATCTGATCACGCGCCGCATGGGGATCGAGCCCGCGCCGCACGACGAGCGCGAGCTCGCGGCGATGCCGGCGGAGTAG
- the xerD gene encoding site-specific tyrosine recombinase XerD, which produces MSESDLLVDAYLTHLKVERGLGAATIQAYATDLARYARHLESESLDVAAADGPAISGFLYALSRSDLSARSQARYLSSLRGLYKWLLSEKHVARDPTELVDSPRLPRKLPVVLSKDEVLALLGAPDLDDTPLGIRDAAMLHTMYAAGLRVSELVHLELGDVNLETGFVQAFGKGRKRRIVPLGAPARRRIERWKREVRGGWAPASSRFLFVTEAGTPMTRQNFFARVRHWALAAGISRPISPHKLRHSFATHLLLGGADLRAVQTMLGHADVTTTQVYTHVTGEHLSSMHRRYHPRG; this is translated from the coding sequence ATGTCCGAGAGCGACCTGCTCGTCGACGCGTATCTCACGCACCTCAAGGTCGAGCGCGGGCTCGGCGCCGCGACGATCCAGGCGTACGCGACCGATCTCGCGCGTTATGCGCGACACCTCGAGTCGGAGTCGCTCGACGTCGCGGCCGCGGATGGTCCGGCGATCAGCGGGTTCCTCTACGCGCTCTCGAGGTCCGATCTCTCGGCGCGCTCGCAGGCGCGATATCTCTCCTCGCTGCGGGGCCTCTACAAGTGGCTGCTCTCCGAGAAGCACGTCGCGCGTGATCCCACCGAGCTCGTCGACTCACCGCGACTGCCGCGCAAGCTCCCGGTCGTGCTCTCGAAGGACGAGGTCCTCGCGCTGCTCGGCGCGCCCGACCTCGACGACACGCCGCTCGGGATCCGCGACGCCGCGATGCTCCACACGATGTACGCCGCGGGGCTGCGCGTGAGCGAGCTGGTGCACCTCGAGCTCGGCGACGTGAACCTCGAGACCGGCTTCGTCCAAGCGTTCGGCAAAGGTCGCAAGCGCCGCATCGTCCCGCTCGGCGCGCCCGCGCGTCGCCGCATCGAGCGCTGGAAGCGCGAGGTCCGCGGCGGCTGGGCGCCGGCCTCGTCGCGCTTCCTCTTCGTGACCGAGGCGGGCACGCCGATGACGCGCCAGAACTTCTTCGCGCGCGTGCGTCACTGGGCGCTCGCCGCGGGCATCTCGCGCCCGATCAGCCCCCACAAGCTGCGGCACTCGTTCGCGACGCACCTGCTGCTCGGCGGCGCGGACCTGCGCGCGGTGCAGACGATGCTCGGGCACGCCGACGTGACGACCACGCAGGTCTACACGCACGTGACCGGCGAGCACCTCTCGTCGATGCACCGCCGCTACCATCCGCGAGGCTGA